The Kordia sp. SMS9 genome window below encodes:
- a CDS encoding DUF6756 family protein produces the protein MNKKRHIKPRRKKTWTDLRVEISKICGLLNISTNEFSEVNSNQWNEIEHKIWAKFSTKNDSRWIWETLKDSYSAAPIDYNDFALESLIDTSEKVWFLLDETVNEKTKFWIYEGTIKSFSKIFQESGLTDEIVIVSKKYEWIFIINHHDMMIGTGQLVDKIEKIKSR, from the coding sequence ATGAACAAGAAAAGACACATAAAACCTAGAAGAAAAAAAACTTGGACAGATTTGCGTGTTGAAATCAGTAAAATTTGTGGCCTTTTAAATATTTCTACCAATGAATTTTCAGAAGTTAATAGCAATCAATGGAACGAAATAGAGCATAAAATTTGGGCTAAATTTTCTACTAAAAACGATTCAAGATGGATATGGGAAACCTTAAAAGATTCTTATAGCGCAGCTCCTATTGATTATAATGACTTTGCCTTAGAATCGTTGATAGATACATCTGAAAAAGTATGGTTTTTACTCGATGAGACTGTAAACGAAAAGACCAAATTCTGGATTTATGAAGGAACAATAAAGAGTTTTAGCAAAATTTTTCAGGAGTCAGGTCTAACGGATGAAATAGTAATAGTCTCAAAAAAATATGAGTGGATATTCATAATCAATCATCACGATATGATGATAGGAACTGGTCAATTAGTTGATAAAATTGAAAAAATAAAAAGTAGATAA